In Babesia bovis T2Bo chromosome 3, whole genome shotgun sequence, the genomic window CCAATGAAATCAACCTACACTGCGGAATGCAGCCAAGCCGTCATTAAAGAAAGTGAAGACGGGGTCACGCTTATTAGGGTCACCAGCAATTTCAGAAATTGCCGATGTAATGGCAGCATCCTGTAGTTTCGGAGTTTTCTGAAAGGTCTCATGGAATACAGCCATGAGTTCATCGACCATTGTTTTTTGCACCGATCGGGACATGGCACTCTCCTGTAAAAGCATATTCTGCAGCCGCTCGTTCATTAAACGTGACGATTCACTCTTCATGTGCTGAAGTAGAGCTACACGGTACTCCTTCATGCGGTGGGATACCTCGTGTCTAAATTGGTCGACGTACTCAGCACACTTGGAAGTGTCCATGTAACGAGTTAACTGGTTGTAAATAGCATCCTCACAGTAGTCCTTCTCCTCCTTGGCCTTGTCAATCAGGGCATTCTCCTCCTTCCAAGACATCTCTTTCAAAGTCTTCTGGAAGTATGCTGCCAACATGTAAAATACAGCACCAAACGGAAGTGTCTTAGCAAAGAACCAAGCATTGCCCAGAACCGCGTTACTCAACCCAAACCAGCATCCCAAAAAAATGAGACCGTAACTTGAAATCAGATTTTGAGGTTTCTTAAGTTTGAGCTCCACCAACTCCTCAGGGTTGGAAGCACGCTGCTTTAGGCAGTACTGGTAACAGTCAGACTCAGTAAGCTCAAACATAACCGCCAACTCAGGATAGTGGAAGCGATAGTCATCAGGAAAACCTAACTTAACAGCGTCAATCTCTTCCTCGGAATAACCATTGCGCCACATGCAGTCAACCAGCTCGGCCTTGGTCACGTACACATCCTTTTCGACAACGAGACCGTTTTCACACCTAGGCATCAATAAGACGTTGTATAAACGCGCACAAGCTATACAGTCAACCATAACACAATATTACATCTGCAAactatataacataccgcTTAGCAAACTCAACAAACGATTCCTTCCTGTTCTGAGCTTTTGTCAATAACTTCAGGAATTTAAGGAATAGTGGCATATCCTTAGAAAATGGATACAGATCGTCCCTAGAAGGCTCAGCGAGGAATATATCGTCATAGGTGCTGTCTGCAGTCCACGGCTTCGATATACGATACTTAGTGTACTGGTTGCGCACAGGCTTCCATTCACGACCTAAATTCACATAGCAACGAACGGTTCCTACAGAAGATTTTGGTAATGAAATTACAGCACTGCCAAGGCTAGGATTGCGACCTGGTACCGAAGAAACAATACCATAATAACGGACCCTAGAGGAACCGTATTTAGTCGCAGCCAGCCTCAGCGCACGAAAATTGTCAATAGCACCCATAGCTTTCACCAGTTCAAAATGAACTGATTGTTTTCGGGACTCCTAATGTGTGACACGATGGGGCCATACAGATTAATTACGAAGGAAGTATACTTAATTACGCTACACAGTAGCGAAAATGTATAACTAAAACACAGCGCAAAAGCGATAATGGCCAATGGCGCCACCATATCGCTTCTACTCAACCTGGTTAAATACAAACTTACAACGCATACTGTATGAAGCCACAACAGGACGTTTTATACCATGGAGATTTAATAATCACGGATTCCTACGGAATCATAGTACCCAAATACATAGGGAAGCTATAGAAATTAGTAAATGTAGTTTTCAAGATGATATAAACCATAATAGACACGATGCGCTGCATATCGCAAGAGATAATCCATGCCAAGACCAAGTTGAACTCCTGAAACGCGTGAAAAGTGAAATACAAACTAAAGGCACGAATATAATATGCTGGCTGCGGACAAATAGACAAGGATACATACGAGATATAGACCCGTCAGTGGTCACGCTGTTCAGGAATGCAGAACGATTCGCAGCGCTACACGGCCTTCTTCTGTGCGATGTGCCACTGGAAAACCTGGAGTCACATATACTAGGCGCGGATAGCTTGCGTGACCTGTTTTCACCCAGATTTATCGAAACACAGAAGGTTGCTCTGTATCGCCATCAACAACTGCCGCTCTTGAGGCACCCACAAGATCAGTATGTTGATCCAATACCAAATGAAGTGTCGTCACAATGCGATGAAGCGATTAATTCTACACCAGATGGTGATACCGAATGCCTAGGATCTAACTATGTCAACTATAAAAGACAGGTGCTTATCGAACGCCAAAGC contains:
- a CDS encoding putative integral membrane protein, whose amino-acid sequence is MGAIDNFRALRLAATKYGSSRVRYYGIVSSVPGRNPSLGSAVISLPKSSVGTVRCYVNLGREWKPVRNQYTKYRISKPWTADSTYDDIFLAEPSRDDLYPFSKDMPLFLKFLKLLTKAQNRKESFVEFAKRCENGLVVEKDVYVTKAELVDCMWRNGYSEEEIDAVKLGFPDDYRFHYPELAVMFELTESDCYQYCLKQRASNPEELVELKLKKPQNLISSYGLIFLGCWFGLSNAVLGNAWFFAKTLPFGAVFYMLAAYFQKTLKEMSWKEENALIDKAKEEKDYCEDAIYNQLTRYMDTSKCAEYVDQFRHEVSHRMKEYRVALLQHMKSESSRLMNERLQNMLLQESAMSRSVQKTMVDELMAVFHETFQKTPKLQDAAITSAISEIAGDPNKRDPVFTFFNDGLAAFRSGKPSEIVKRCKTAFDARESEFLDSFTVGEHEAAEVSALAKQCKSGDTFDLSLLSDDQMKRVQHLFNLFNQRFGYYVPDVAGAVAAMGREGEAFIDGVNKEVARCADEVRRSRLVAFLQAFL